The genomic window CCACGAGTGGGCGCAGACCTCACCCGGCGGCGACTTCCACCACCGGCCGCTGAGGGCCGTCGCGGCGCCCGCCGAGGCCCCGGACGCGGCCACCGCGGCGGACGGTTCGCTGCTGCTCGCCTACCGGCTGCCGGACACCGCGGAACTGGTGGTGGAGCGGCTCAGCACGGCCGGCGGCCGGGACCGCTGGACACCGGCGGGGCAGCTGAACGGCTGCGGATTCGGCCCGGTCTCGCTGCCGGCCGGCCCGCCCGCGGCGGCGGGGCGGGAGGCGGTGCTCGCCGTGCGGGCCGCCTCCGGCGACGCCCGGGTGGTGCGGGACGGCCGGGTCGTCGAACCGGCGGCCCGCTCGGGATGGGCGGTCACGGTCGACGCCGCCGTCCACGGCGGCGCGACCGGCCCGGCGGCGGCAGCGGCGGCCACCGTCTTCGCGGTCGGCAGGCCCGCGCTGCTCGGCCCGGACACCGACCATCCGCTGCTGGTGTCCTTCGGACTGGACGGCGGCCCGGTCGGCATGGCCGGGCACGCCCTCGTCCCGGGCTCCCCGGCGGTGAGCCCACGAAGCGGCACGGACCGCCCCGGACGCCCGTATCGGGTGCACGGGGTGAATCCCGGGGGGCCAGGACCCAGCCCCCGGGTGAACGGGCCCGGTCGTTAGACTTCCGCCATGACCTGGATGATCACCGGCGGTGCGGGCTACATCGGTTCACATGTCCTCAGGGCGCTCGTCGCCGACGGGCAGCGGGTCGTCGTGCTCGACGACCTGAGCACCGGTGACCCGGAGCGGCTGCCGGCCGGTGTGCCGCTGGTGCGCGGCAGCGTCCTGGACCGGGAGGTGCTCGACCGGGCGCTGCGCGAGCACGACGTGCGGGGCATCGTGCACATCGCGGCGAAGAAGCAGGTCGGGGAGTCCGTCGACCGCCCGCTCTGGTACTACCGGGAGAACGTCGAGGGACTGCGGACCGTCCTGGAGGCGGCCGTCGAGGCGCAGGTGCGGAGCTTCGTCTTCTCCTCGTCCGCGGCCGTCTACGGCATGCCCGACGTGGACCTGGTCACCGAGCAGACCCCGTGCGAGCCGATGAACCCCTACGGCGAGACGAAACTCGCCGGGGAGTGGCTGGTCTCCGCGGTCGGCCGGGCGCACGGGATCGCCACCGCCTCGATGCGCTACTTCAACGTCGCCGGCGCCGCCGCTCCGGAACTGGGCGACCCGGGGGTCACCAACCTGGTGCCGATGGTCTTCGACCGGCTCTCGCAGGGCCTGCCCCCGCTGGTCTTCGGTGACGACTACCCGACGCCCGACGGCACCTGCATCCGCGATTTCGTGCACGTCCAGGACATCGCGTCGGCGCATGTCGCCGCCGCCCGCCGGCTCACCGAGGACCAGGCGGCGCATCTGGTGCTGAACATCGGCCGCGGTGAGGGCGTCTCGGTCGCCGAGATGGTGCGCGTCATCCAGGAGATCTCGGGCCACGCCGGGCCGGCCGCGCAGGTGGTAGCGCGACGTCCAGGAGACCCCGCGAGGGTGGTGGCGTCGGCCGAGGCGATCAGCAAGGAACTGGGCTGGTCTGCCACCCACGACATCCGCGAGATGGTCAGCTCGGCCTGGGCGGGCTGGCAGCTGCGGCACCCGAGCTGACCGCGGCACGGACGACGGCGCCCGCACCGGTCAGGTGCGGGCGCCGTCGTCTGCGGGATCGAGGACTCAGAAGAGCTTCTTGTAGGTGTTCCAGCCGCCGCCCACGGTCGCGCGGGCCCTGAACTGGCCCGTCCCGTAACCGCTGTAGCGGTAGGCGGTGCCCGCGGAGTTCACCGCGAGCAGGTCGGAGCGGCCGTCGCCGTCCATGTCGCCGGGCGAGGCGAGCTGGGTGTACTGGCTCCAGCCGGTGCCGATCTTGACCTTGGCCGCGAACGGCGCCGAGGCGTTGCCCGTGCCCTTGTACAGATACAGCGTGCCGTCGCCGGCCCTGGCCACGATGTCCGCCCGGCCGTCGCCGCTGAAGTCGCCGGAGCCGACGATGGCGTTGTACGCGCCCCAGCCGCCACCGATGAGCTGGCGGCCGGCCAGTCCGAGGCCGGTGCCCGTACCCCGGAAGAGGTACAGGTTGCCGGAGGTGTCCCGGCCCAGCAGGTCGCCCTTGCCGTCGCCGCTGAGGTCACCGGGGCCGATGAGCAGGTTGTAGCTGCTCCACCCGCCGGAGATGCGGGTGTAGCCGTCGAAGACGTTGTAGAGGTCGCCCTCCCAGCGGTCCAGGAAGTCCGGCTCGCCGGTGTTGGTCAGGGCGTCGGCGAAGGTCAGGTCGAAGTCGCCCTCCCAGCCGCCGTCCTCGCTGAGGGCCTCACGGGGGCCGAAACCGCCCGCGTTGTTGGCCCCGTACCAGTAGATGGTGCCGTTCGAGGTCTCCCCGAGCAGCTCCTTCTTGCCCCAGGACGGGTTGCCGCCCATGCCGGCGATCAGGTCCAGGGTCTGCCACCCGGTGCCGCCGGTGATCCGCGGCGCGAACAGGCCAGAGCCGTCGGGGCGGTACGCGTAGATCGTGCCGCTGGTGCTGCGCGCCCACAGGACCGCCAGACCGTCGGGCTCGTTGCCGAAGCCGATGATCTGGTTGTACGCGTTCCACCCGCTGCCGACGGTGACCTTGGCCGCGTACGGCCGGGTGGCGTCGCCGGTGCCCTTGTAGAGGTAGAGCGTGCCGGAGCTGTCGCGGGCGACCAGGTCGCTGATGCCGTCACCGTCGACGTCGCCGGGGCTGGTCAGCTGGTCGTACGCGCCCCAGCCGCCACCGATGAGGACCCTCGGCTTGAACGGCGCGGAACCGTTGCCGGTGCCCTCGTACAGGTAGAGCTGCCCGTCGAAGGTCCGGGCGATGATGTCGGCCCTGCCGTCACCGGTGACGTCGTCGACCGCGACGAGCTTGTTGTAGACGTTCCAGCCCGTGCCGGTCCACGAGGCGTAGTTGGGGAAGTTCCCCGGCGTGAACATCTCCAGCGCGCCGGTGGACGTCGTGGCGAGGACCTCGGGTCCCGTCGAGCCGTCCAGGTCGCCCGGCGTGAGGGTGTCCACGAACTTCTCGCTGCCCGCGCCCAGCGGTTCGTCCTGGTCGGCCAGCGAGTTGAACCAGTTGCCGGCGCCGTCCCTTTCGAGCTGGTCGGTGACGCCGTCACCGTCGATGTCGTACCGCTGCGGTGCCGCGGTGGCCACCTTGGCCACGCGGGACGACAGCGTGGACCTCTTGATCCTGGCCGTCTTCGGCGCGACCAGGTGGGGCAGTTGACCGCTGGAGGCGGTCGGCCGCTTGGCGCTCGGGTGGGCGCCCGGCTCCGCGGCCTGGGCACCGGTCCCCAGCGCGAAAGCGCCGAGGGACAGGATGCCGGCTGTGCACGCCGCGACAAGGCGACGGCGGCCCTTGGGCCGTACCGGCTGTGTTTCGGACACAAATCCCCCCATGGGATCTCAAGCGATGAATCCCTGAACCAGTACGGATTCGAAGACTCGTCCGGTTCGGGTGGTCGGAGTGTATCCCCGGGGGGTGACACCGTGCCCCTGAGATATCGGGTCTCTCGTTAGACTTCCGTCATGACCTGGACGATTGCCGGCGGCGCGGGCCCCATCGGTTCACATCCCGTCAATTTGCCCGTTGCCAAAGGGCAGTCGGCGCACCCGACACGAGGGACGGACGGACGGACGTGACGACGCCGGCACGGCAGGACGTGGTGGAGGCCCGCAGAGTCGTGGTCAAGGTCGGCTCCTCGTCGTTGACCACGGCGGCCGGCGGCCTGGACGCCGACCGGGTGGACGCCCTGGTCGACGTGCTGGCCAAGGCGCGCGGCGACCGGGAGATCGTGCTGGTCTCCTCCGGCGCCATCGCCGCCGGACTCGCCCCGCTCGGGCTGCGCCGCAGGCCGCGGGACCTGGCCAGGCAGCAGGCCGCGGCCAGCGTCGGGCAGGGCCTGCTGATGGCCCGCTACACCGCCTCCTTCGCCCGCTACGGCATCCGCGTCGGCCAGGTGCTGCTCACCTCAGACGACGTCAGCCGGCGCGCCCACTACCGCAACGCCTACCGCACCCTGGACCAGCTGCTGGCGATGGGCGCGCTGCCGGTCGTCAACGAGAACGACACCGTGGCCACCGACGAGATCCGCTTCGGCGACAACGACCGGCTGGCCGCGCTGGTCGCCCACCTGGTGCGCGCCGACCTGCTGGTGCTGCTCTCCGACGTCGACGGCCTCTACGACGGCGACCCGCGCACCCCGGGCACCCGGCTGATCGCCGAGGTCACCGGGCCCGGGGACCTGGCGGGCGTCTCCATCGGCAGCACGGGCCGGGCCGGCGTCGGCACCGGCGGGATGGTGACGAAGGTCGAGGCCGCCGCCATCGCCACCGGCGCGGGCGTGCCGGTGGTGCTGACCTCCGCGGTGCACGCCGCCGACGCGCTGGCCGGCCGCCCCACCGGCACCCACTTCCACCGCACCGGCAAGCGCTCCGCCGACCGGCTGCTGTGGCTCGCGCACGCCTCCACCCCGCGCGGCGCCCTGCGGCTGGACGCCGGCGCGGTCCGGGCGGTCACCGAGCGGCACAGCTCGCTGCTGCCGGCCGGGCTCACCGGCGTGGAGGGCGACTTCGCCGCGGGCGACCCGGTCGACCTGGTGGACGAGTCGGGCACCGCGGTGGCCCGCGGGCTGGTCAACTACGATGCGCGTGAGCTGCCCAGGCTGCTCGGCCGCTCCACCCGCGACCTGGCGGCGGAGCTCGGACCCGCCTACGAGCGGGAGGTCGTGCACCGCGACGACCTGGTCCTGCTGCGGCGGCACGGGCTGCCGGGCTGACCTCGTCGGGGGCTTCTTGCGGAAAACGCCCCCGCCGCCTGCCGGAGCCTGGTCAACTTTGATGAGGATGCGATGCGCAGGTACGTCCCTGCCGCCGTCCCCTCCGCGCCCACCGGTGCGGGCGGTGCGAGCGGCAGCGAACGCGACCCACAGGGAGGCCGCCGGTGACACGAGGGCGCCCAGGGCCATTGACCAGGACTTCGTCGGAGCGCCCGCTGGTCAGCGTCGACCGCGCGGACCCGGAGACCGCGGTCGTGCCGCACCAGGCGCGCCCGCAGGACCGCACCCCGGCCCGGCTGTGGCATGTCACGCTCAGCGTCGCCGGGCCGCTCACCCCGCTGCCCGAGCTGCGGCGCGGCCTGGAACAGCTCGCGAACGACCACCCCTTTCTGCTGACCAGCCGCTACGCCCCCGACCATGCGGAGATCCGCTACTGGGAGGAGGCCAGGGACGTGCACGACGCCGCCGCCATCGCGCTGCGGCTGTGGGGCGAGCACCGCTCCACGGCGGGGCTGCCGCCCTGGGAGACGGTGGGCCTGGAGGTGGTGGACCGGGAGACCTATCACCAGAGGCTCGCCGAGGGCTACGGGCCGGCGCCGGCGATACCGGTGGGCGTCCACCCGTTCTGAGTGCCGCGGCGCCCTGGAAAGCCCGGGCGGGGCCCGGTTCAGTACCCTGCACGCATGGACCTGCTCTCGCCGCTCCCCAAGTCCCCCGTGATGCTCGCGGCCTATCGCGCCAAAGCCGCCGCGGCGGACCTGGCCCCGCTGCCGCGGGCCGTGAAGGACGACGCGCTGCTGGCCATCGCCGACGCCCTGATCGTGCGCACGCAGGAGATCGTCGCGGCGAACGCCGAGGACGTGGCCCGCGCGCGGGAGGCGGGCACCAGCCCGGCCGTCATCGACCGGCTCACTCTCACCCGTGAGCGGATCGCGGCCATCGCCGCCGACGTGCGGCACGTCGCGGGACTGCCCGACCCGGTCGGCGAGGTGCTGCGCGGCTCCACCCTGCCCAACGGCCTCGACCTGCGCCAGGTCCGGGTGCCGCTGGGCGTGGTCGGCATCATCTACGAGGCCAGGCCCAATGTCACCGTGGACGCCGCCGCGCTGTGCCTGAAGTCGGGCAACGCCGTCCTGCTGCGCGGCTCGTCGTCCGCGTACTCCTCCAACACCGCGCTGGCCGTCGTGCTGCGGGACGCGATCGGCGGCGCGGGGCTGCCCGCCGACGCCGTGCAGCTCGTCCCGGGGGAGAGCCGGGAGTCGGTCACCGAGCTGATGCGCGCCCGCGGCATGGTCGACGTGCTGATCCCGCGCGGCGGCGCCTCGCTGATCCGTACCGTGGTGGAGGGCTCCACCGTCCCGGTGATCGAGACCGGCACCGGCAACTGCCACGTCTACGTCGACGCCGAGGCCGACCTCGACATGGCCGTGGAGATCCTGGTCAATTCCAAGGCCCAGCGGCCCAGCGTCTGCAACGCCGCCGAGACGCTGCTGGTGCACCGCGACATCGCCGACCGCTTCCTGCCCCGCGCCCTGGCGGCGCTGGGCGCCGCCGGGGTCACCGTGCACGGCGACCAGCAGGTGGTGGCCGCGGCCGAGGCGCTGGCCGGCGACCCGTGCACCGCCACGGTGGTGGCGGCGACCGCGGAGGACTGGGAGACCGAGTATCTGTCCTACGACATCGCCGCCGGGGTGGTGGACTCGCTGGAGGCGGCGGTCGCGCACATCCGGCTGTGGTCCTCCGGCCACACCGAGGCGATCGTGACCGGCTCGCAGCCCGCCGCCCGCCGGTTCACCCAGCTGGTCGACGCGGCCGCGGTGATGGTGAACGCCTCGACCCGCTTCACCGACGGCGGCCAGTTCGGTTTCGGCGCGGAGATCGGTATCTCCACCCAGAAGCTGCACGCCCGCGGCCCCATGGGGCTGCCCGAGCTGACGTCCACCAAGTACATCGTCACCGGCGACGGACATATCCGCTGACCTGCGGCGGGCGGGCCCCCTGTGGCGTTGCGCCATTCGGGTGCACAGCGGGCTCACAGCGGAACGGGATTCCCCTGCCCAAAGGGCCAACTTCCGGATTACTCTGGACGGATGCCGGACGATGACGAATTCGCCTCCGTAGTCCTCGACGAAGAATTCGTACGGTCTGCTCTGTTCCACGAGCCCACGGCCCGGGAACGGATGCTGGCCGTCGCCGAAGGTCCCGCGCTACCGCCCGGCTGGCCCGGGCGGCGGAGAAACCCGCGCTCGGCCATCCCCGAACCGGGTGACGGCGCCGACTTCCCCGACACCGACCCGCTGTATGCCGCCGGGCACCCTTACCGCGGCAGCAGCACCCGCTGGCATCGTCCGGTGGCCTGGGCACTCGCCGTGGTCATGGGCATCGGAGTGGTCGCCCTCACCTTCGCGGCGGTCTACCGCGGCGCGGGCGGCGGCACCCGGCAGCCCGCGGATCCCCCGCCGTCCAGCGGCAGCCCGGTCGGCAGGCAGACGCTGCCACCGGTCGCCAGCACCCCGGTGCCCTGATCCCGTGTCAACTCGACCGGCACCGGGGAGTTTATTCCCGCGCCCGCAGACTTAACCTTGTGATATGAGCGGGGCTGGAGACCCTCCTGAGGGCACGCCCGAGGGCGCCTCAGGAGGCGGCGAGGAGGAGTACCGATCCGTCGTCTTCGACGAATCGTTCGTCAGAGCTGCCCGGATCCAGGAGTATTCCGCGCGTGAGCGGCAGGACGACGCCGCCCATCCGGTCAGGATCCGCCACGTGCTGCCGCGCGGCCTGGCCCGCCAGGCGGTCGCGCTGATCCTGGTCATCGTGCTGGCCTTCGGCTTCGCGATCTACATGGGGGTGCGGCACCCCTACAAGGCCCGCGACGCCGCCGCCGGCGAGCAGTTGCACGTCTCGGTGGTCCCGCTGGTGCCGGACGGCGTCGTGCCCGCCGTCTCGCCGACCGCGCCCTTCGCCGGCACCGCCGCCGCCGGCTTCGGCAGCGGCCTTGCGGGCCTCAAGGTGCCGAAGACGATCCACCGGGTCGGCGGATACGCCGAGAGTGAGGTCGAGGCCGGCTACGACACCGCCGCGGCCTTCCTCTTCGACTCCGCGCTCGACCCGCAGACCGTGGCCGGCGGCGATGTGCGCCCGGTGCTCGACCTGCTGGACCCGAGCCAGGTCGAGCAGTTCAAGAACAGCCTCGTCGCCCCGGCCGCCGACGGCACCCGCGAGGTCACCGGCTGGCTGGTGCGCTTCGACCCCGACCCCGCGGTACGGGTCGAGCTGGTCGGCGAGGACCAGGGCATCCGGGTGAGCGGCGACTGGACGGCGTCGGAGACCGGCGACAACCGGCTGGAGATCGTCGCCGACCACACCTACGTCTACGCCATCCGCGGCTCGTCGGACACCACCAGGTCGGTGTCGCTGTTCACCGTGCGGCGGAAACTGCGTTTCCACTTCGACCACGAGGAGCTGCGGCGGCACCACATCGAGGTGGTGCAGGCCGACATCGTGGCCGGACCGCTGGCCTGCTCGGCCGAGGTGCAGAGCTACTTCCGGCCGATACTGGCCGGCCACGCCTCACCCGACACGGTCAGCGGCGCCGACCCGTACGACCACGGCCGCCCGCCGGGCGCCGTCTGCGCGCCCCTCACCGGCGCGACCGGCAGACCGGAGGCGGCGCCGACGACCAGCGGGCCGACGACCAGCGGGCCCACCGTCACAGGACCCGCCGTCAGCGGACCGACGGCTACGGCAGCGGGCCCTCCGGCTGCTCGTCGTCCGGCGTCGACTCGGAGTCCGCTGCTGAGCCCGCAGGCCGCTCCGCGGTCGCCTGCGACGTCCCGGCTCCTGTGAAGCGGTCCCTGAGCTTGCCGCCGACGTCCCCCGCGCCATTGGTGATGTCGCGGATCAGGCCCATCAGCGGGTCCTTGCTCTTCTTCACCGTGTCGGCGTAGTGGTTGGCGGAATCCCGGAAGGCGTCGGAGACCGAGGCGTCCTTGTCGGTGGTGCGCCGCGGGTAGTGCCCGTCCATCAGCCGCTGATACTCCCGGGTGGCCGCCCAGCGGCGCAGCTCGGCCGCCCGGACGGTGGTGAACGGGTGGCTGCGCGGCAGCACGTTGAGGATCTTGAGCACCGAGTCGCGCAGGTCGCCGGCCGCCTCGTACTCGTCGGCCTGCTTGAGGAAGGCGTCCACGTTCATCTCGTGCAGGTGGTTGCCGCCGGCGATCTTCATCAGGCCGCGCATCGACGCCTGCAGGTCCTGGCCGACCAGCAGCCCGGCCCGGTCGGCGGACAGCTCCGACTTGCGGAACCACTCGCGCAGCGCGGTGATGATCGCCAGGATCGCCAGATTGCCCAGCGGTATCCAGGCCACGCGCAGCGCCAGCGTGGTGAGGAAGAGCAGTATCGTCCGGTAGACCGAGTGCCCGGAGAGCGCGTGCCCGACCTCGTGGCCTACGACCGCGCGCATCTCCTCCTCGTCCAGCAGCTCGACCAGGCCGGTGGTGACCACGATGACCGGCGCGTCCATGCCGATGCACATGGCATTGGGCTGCGGGTCCATCGTCACGTACATCGACGGGACCTTCTCCAGGTCCAGGATGTAACAGGCGTCCCGCAGCATCGCGTTGAGATGCGCGAACTGCTCGTCGCTGACCCGGACCGAGTCCGACAGGAACAGCAGCCGCAGGCTGCGCTCGGGCAGTAGCCCGCTGAGCGCCTTGAAGACCGTGTCGAAGCCGGTGAGCTTGCGCAGCGCCACCAGCGCGGACCTGTCGGCGGGGTGCTCATAGGCGCGTGAGGAGATGTCAGGGAACCTCTTGCGGGAGCGTCCCGGCAGCTTCTCGGTGCTCACACGATCGTCGTTCGGTCCGTTCGACTCGGACATACTGGCCCAACCCCCTGGTAGCCCACCGGTACATAGTCAGGACGCGCAGAGCCTGCGCGAAGTTCCCGCAGGGCCGCCCGTACGATGTGCGCAGAGTCTTCCCGCCCGTCCCCGACTTCGCAAAGGGTCCCGCTGATCATGTCGCCCCTCGCAGTCTCCGCCCTGACCACCCTCGCCGAGGACAACGGCGGCAACCACCCCAGCCTCAGCCCGTACCTGACCGGCTTCGGGGCGCTGGGCGCGCTGCTGCTCCTGCTGTGGCTGGTCACCCGCTTCAACCGGGACTGACCGTCGCCATGCCCGACAGCAAGCACCGCATCGGGGTGATGGGCGGGACGTTCGACCCCATCCACCACGGGCACCTGGTGGCCGCGAGCGAGGTGGCGAGCCTCTTCCACCTCGACGAGGTGGTCTTCGTGCCGACCGGGCAGCCCTGGCAGAAGACCGACCGGCAGGTGTCGCCGGCCGAGGACCGGTATCTGATGACGGTGATCGCCACCGCGTCCAATCCGACCTTCTCGGTCAGCCGCAGCGACATCGACCGCGCGGGCAAGACCTATACCATCGACACGCTGCGCGATCTGCGGGCCGAGCACCCGGCGGCCGAGCTGTTCTTCATCACCGGCGCGGACGCCCTCTCGCAGATCTTCTCCTGGCGGGACGCCGGGGAGCTGTTCTCCCTCGCACATTTCATCGGGGTCACCCGTCCGGGGCATACGCTGTCGGACCCGGGCCTCCCCGAGGGCGGCGTGTCGCTCGTGGAGGTCCCGGCACTGGCGATCTCCTCGACGGACTGCCGTCAGCGGGTGGCCAAGGGGGATCCGGTCTGGTACTTGGTTCCGGACGGCGTGGTGCGCTACATCGACAAGCGCGCGCTCTACCGGGACGCTACCGGGTAGCAGGCGCCGCGAAACGAAGCAGGTGAAGGGGTTCCTCGTGAACGACGCAAACCCCCGTTGGCAATATGCCGAGGGCGGTCCCGACGACGAGAGGGACCCTTACCCGCAGGACCCCTATTACCAGCAGCAGTCCTACGGTTACGACCAGTACGGCAACCCCCGGCAGCAGCAGGCGCCGCAGGCCCCCCAGGTGCCCCAGCAGCCCGGTTACCAGGACCCGTACCAGGGCTACGGCGACCAGCAGGCCCCGCCGCCGCCCGGCCAGCAGCAGGGCTGGATCCCGCAGCAGCCCCAGCAGCCGTACTACGAGCAGCATCAGGCACCGCAGGCGTACGACCAGGGCCGGGGCCACGGCTACGACACCGGCCGGCCGGGCGGATACGACACGGGTCAGCAGCAGCCGGTCTACGACACCGGGCAGCAGCCGGCGTACGACACCGGCCAACAGCCCGCGTACGAGACCGGGCAGCACGCGGTCTACGAGACGGGCCGGCAGCAGCCGGTCTACGACACCGGCCAGCAGCCGGCGTACGACACCGGCCAGCAGCCCGCGTACGACACCGGCCAGCACGCCGTGTACGACACCGGCCAGATGCCCGCGCAGACCGAGGAGCCGGCCGCGGCCGTCAGTGCGGCGAAAGAGGGCGGCGGGGGCGGCCGGGCCGGCTACCAGACCGAGATGTTCGCCTTCGTCGACGAGGAGTCGGAGCAGTCCGAGGAAGTCATCGACTGGCTGAAGTTCTCCGAGTCGCGCACCGAGCGCCGCGAGGAGGCCAAGCGGCGCGGGCGCAACCGCACCACGGGCCTGATCGTGCTGCTGGTGCTCGCGATGCTCGGCGGCGCCGGCTACCTGTGGCACGCGGGCAAGCTGCCCGGCGTCGGCAAGAGCAAGGCCGCCCAGGCCGCGGCGGGCGGGCCGCAGAAGCGCGACGTCATCGTCGTGCACCTGATCCCGGTCAACGGCGGCCCGAGCGACACCGCCCTGCTGGTGGACAACAGCACCAAGGGCCGCGGCACCACCGTCCTGCTGCCGAACACCCTGTCGTTGACCTCGGACGACGGCACCGCGGCCCCGCTGGACACCTCGGTCGGCGACGGCGTCGGCCCGACCCGCGACTCGCTGAACGACCTGCTCGGCGCCGACATCAAGGGCAGCTGGCGGCTGGACAGCCCGTATCTGGAGCTGCTGGTCGACGCGCTCGGCAACGTCTACGTCGACACCGACACTGCGGTGAAGGGCACCGGCAAGGACAGCGGCAAGACGCTGGTCCAGCAGGGCAAGGAGCAGGAGCTGAACGGCCAGGCGGCCGTCGCCTACGCCACCTACCGCGCCGCGGGCGAACCGCAGACCAAGCAGCTCAGCCGCTTCGGCCAGGTCATGCAGGCGGTGCTCAAGAAGATGCCGAGCGACGCCACGGGCGCGACCAGGACCGTCCAGTCCCTCAGCC from Streptomyces sp. NBC_01198 includes these protein-coding regions:
- the galE gene encoding UDP-glucose 4-epimerase GalE, coding for MTWMITGGAGYIGSHVLRALVADGQRVVVLDDLSTGDPERLPAGVPLVRGSVLDREVLDRALREHDVRGIVHIAAKKQVGESVDRPLWYYRENVEGLRTVLEAAVEAQVRSFVFSSSAAVYGMPDVDLVTEQTPCEPMNPYGETKLAGEWLVSAVGRAHGIATASMRYFNVAGAAAPELGDPGVTNLVPMVFDRLSQGLPPLVFGDDYPTPDGTCIRDFVHVQDIASAHVAAARRLTEDQAAHLVLNIGRGEGVSVAEMVRVIQEISGHAGPAAQVVARRPGDPARVVASAEAISKELGWSATHDIREMVSSAWAGWQLRHPS
- a CDS encoding FG-GAP repeat domain-containing protein; its protein translation is MSETQPVRPKGRRRLVAACTAGILSLGAFALGTGAQAAEPGAHPSAKRPTASSGQLPHLVAPKTARIKRSTLSSRVAKVATAAPQRYDIDGDGVTDQLERDGAGNWFNSLADQDEPLGAGSEKFVDTLTPGDLDGSTGPEVLATTSTGALEMFTPGNFPNYASWTGTGWNVYNKLVAVDDVTGDGRADIIARTFDGQLYLYEGTGNGSAPFKPRVLIGGGWGAYDQLTSPGDVDGDGISDLVARDSSGTLYLYKGTGDATRPYAAKVTVGSGWNAYNQIIGFGNEPDGLAVLWARSTSGTIYAYRPDGSGLFAPRITGGTGWQTLDLIAGMGGNPSWGKKELLGETSNGTIYWYGANNAGGFGPREALSEDGGWEGDFDLTFADALTNTGEPDFLDRWEGDLYNVFDGYTRISGGWSSYNLLIGPGDLSGDGKGDLLGRDTSGNLYLFRGTGTGLGLAGRQLIGGGWGAYNAIVGSGDFSGDGRADIVARAGDGTLYLYKGTGNASAPFAAKVKIGTGWSQYTQLASPGDMDGDGRSDLLAVNSAGTAYRYSGYGTGQFRARATVGGGWNTYKKLF
- the proB gene encoding glutamate 5-kinase; protein product: MVEARRVVVKVGSSSLTTAAGGLDADRVDALVDVLAKARGDREIVLVSSGAIAAGLAPLGLRRRPRDLARQQAAASVGQGLLMARYTASFARYGIRVGQVLLTSDDVSRRAHYRNAYRTLDQLLAMGALPVVNENDTVATDEIRFGDNDRLAALVAHLVRADLLVLLSDVDGLYDGDPRTPGTRLIAEVTGPGDLAGVSIGSTGRAGVGTGGMVTKVEAAAIATGAGVPVVLTSAVHAADALAGRPTGTHFHRTGKRSADRLLWLAHASTPRGALRLDAGAVRAVTERHSSLLPAGLTGVEGDFAAGDPVDLVDESGTAVARGLVNYDARELPRLLGRSTRDLAAELGPAYEREVVHRDDLVLLRRHGLPG
- a CDS encoding glutamate-5-semialdehyde dehydrogenase encodes the protein MDLLSPLPKSPVMLAAYRAKAAAADLAPLPRAVKDDALLAIADALIVRTQEIVAANAEDVARAREAGTSPAVIDRLTLTRERIAAIAADVRHVAGLPDPVGEVLRGSTLPNGLDLRQVRVPLGVVGIIYEARPNVTVDAAALCLKSGNAVLLRGSSSAYSSNTALAVVLRDAIGGAGLPADAVQLVPGESRESVTELMRARGMVDVLIPRGGASLIRTVVEGSTVPVIETGTGNCHVYVDAEADLDMAVEILVNSKAQRPSVCNAAETLLVHRDIADRFLPRALAALGAAGVTVHGDQQVVAAAEALAGDPCTATVVAATAEDWETEYLSYDIAAGVVDSLEAAVAHIRLWSSGHTEAIVTGSQPAARRFTQLVDAAAVMVNASTRFTDGGQFGFGAEIGISTQKLHARGPMGLPELTSTKYIVTGDGHIR
- a CDS encoding SCO2583/SCO2584 N-terminal domain-containing protein — translated: MPDDDEFASVVLDEEFVRSALFHEPTARERMLAVAEGPALPPGWPGRRRNPRSAIPEPGDGADFPDTDPLYAAGHPYRGSSTRWHRPVAWALAVVMGIGVVALTFAAVYRGAGGGTRQPADPPPSSGSPVGRQTLPPVASTPVP
- a CDS encoding SCO2583 family membrane protein, which encodes MSGAGDPPEGTPEGASGGGEEEYRSVVFDESFVRAARIQEYSARERQDDAAHPVRIRHVLPRGLARQAVALILVIVLAFGFAIYMGVRHPYKARDAAAGEQLHVSVVPLVPDGVVPAVSPTAPFAGTAAAGFGSGLAGLKVPKTIHRVGGYAESEVEAGYDTAAAFLFDSALDPQTVAGGDVRPVLDLLDPSQVEQFKNSLVAPAADGTREVTGWLVRFDPDPAVRVELVGEDQGIRVSGDWTASETGDNRLEIVADHTYVYAIRGSSDTTRSVSLFTVRRKLRFHFDHEELRRHHIEVVQADIVAGPLACSAEVQSYFRPILAGHASPDTVSGADPYDHGRPPGAVCAPLTGATGRPEAAPTTSGPTTSGPTVTGPAVSGPTATAAGPPAARRPASTRSPLLSPQAAPRSPATSRLL
- a CDS encoding M48 family metallopeptidase; this translates as MSESNGPNDDRVSTEKLPGRSRKRFPDISSRAYEHPADRSALVALRKLTGFDTVFKALSGLLPERSLRLLFLSDSVRVSDEQFAHLNAMLRDACYILDLEKVPSMYVTMDPQPNAMCIGMDAPVIVVTTGLVELLDEEEMRAVVGHEVGHALSGHSVYRTILLFLTTLALRVAWIPLGNLAILAIITALREWFRKSELSADRAGLLVGQDLQASMRGLMKIAGGNHLHEMNVDAFLKQADEYEAAGDLRDSVLKILNVLPRSHPFTTVRAAELRRWAATREYQRLMDGHYPRRTTDKDASVSDAFRDSANHYADTVKKSKDPLMGLIRDITNGAGDVGGKLRDRFTGAGTSQATAERPAGSAADSESTPDDEQPEGPLP
- the nadD gene encoding nicotinate-nucleotide adenylyltransferase is translated as MPDSKHRIGVMGGTFDPIHHGHLVAASEVASLFHLDEVVFVPTGQPWQKTDRQVSPAEDRYLMTVIATASNPTFSVSRSDIDRAGKTYTIDTLRDLRAEHPAAELFFITGADALSQIFSWRDAGELFSLAHFIGVTRPGHTLSDPGLPEGGVSLVEVPALAISSTDCRQRVAKGDPVWYLVPDGVVRYIDKRALYRDATG